From the genome of Polyangiaceae bacterium, one region includes:
- a CDS encoding type II secretion system protein — MRKRRALRGFTLLEVMVATAILGLGLTAILSAQAGAFATAAHARNLSVATTLARCKMGEIEERLSEPEGMPELEEIDSGPCCEGDETPNLRCTWKIEKPQFPEPKLGELDLDTGLDLSTPAGGTSSASGGAAGGLGPLGAMLGMPGGDPSSAMSALGDSSGGLGDIAGAMGAAGGMEALGGMLQLVGTFVYPQLKMIYETNARRITLTVTWTEGSREYSFDVVQWYVNPQPSLPTNELVDAASGGGLPGMPDLSGQGNTGAPGGGGGRPPSMFPGFGGPGMGGPGMGGIRPGGGMR; from the coding sequence ATGCGGAAACGTCGCGCGCTGCGGGGATTCACGCTGCTCGAGGTGATGGTGGCCACGGCCATTTTGGGCCTTGGGTTGACGGCCATTCTTTCCGCGCAGGCGGGAGCATTTGCGACGGCTGCGCATGCGCGCAACTTGAGCGTAGCGACGACGCTGGCGCGCTGCAAAATGGGTGAAATCGAGGAGCGCCTGTCCGAGCCTGAAGGGATGCCCGAGCTCGAGGAGATTGACAGCGGTCCTTGTTGCGAAGGCGACGAAACGCCGAATTTGAGGTGCACCTGGAAAATCGAAAAGCCGCAATTTCCCGAACCGAAATTGGGCGAGCTCGATCTCGATACCGGCCTCGATCTGTCCACGCCTGCGGGTGGCACGTCGTCTGCGTCGGGCGGCGCTGCGGGCGGGCTTGGACCGCTCGGCGCAATGCTTGGAATGCCCGGAGGCGATCCCTCGAGTGCAATGTCGGCGCTTGGCGATTCGTCGGGCGGGCTTGGGGATATTGCGGGTGCGATGGGCGCGGCGGGCGGAATGGAAGCGCTCGGTGGAATGCTGCAGCTCGTGGGCACGTTCGTGTATCCGCAGCTCAAAATGATTTACGAAACGAATGCTCGGCGCATTACGCTGACGGTCACGTGGACCGAAGGCTCGCGTGAATATTCATTCGACGTCGTACAATGGTACGTCAATCCGCAACCCAGTTTGCCCACGAACGAATTGGTCGATGCGGCATCGGGTGGAGGTTTGCCGGGAATGCCGGATTTGTCTGGGCAGGGCAATACCGGGGCACCAGGCGGAGGTGGTGGAAGGCCCCCGTCCATGTTTCCTGGATTCGGCGGGCCAGGAATGGGCGGACCTGGGATGGGCGGGATTCGGCCGGGCGGAGGCATGCGATGA
- a CDS encoding general secretion pathway protein GspK, with protein MDELRTRKMKIMKRRKRQASRRGVALLMVLGAITVLTVFLTELQQETSAGFAAALADRDALQAEYLAKSAVNLSRLLIASEPQIRTGLGPMGAMIPFKQLPVWEFTDVALGPFNDEAGMSAFAGMLSVDTATGKGLGLTNGRFEVKIVDEDSKININRASPISDVDLERQLVSLMQGPQNAPLFEGRDLDNQFSDMNTVCGAITDWADQDENVSTCYVGAQAQAAAGAEDNFYQMIGLEYRRKNAAYDSLQELRLVRGMSDDFWSTFVDPNPDDPKSRVLTVWGQKAINVNSANPQILLSAACSVCAGGIAAAGSSATQGIALCTDPLIQAQFVSLLGILRTFPIPIFTKPADFPNLLKTGNIGGPLGSVIGPMLAPLMAQAGLPCGLTAGANKQFTVTSRVFSIYADGVVPGRKRTTRVRVHAVVDTRASNPLTGGPNPTNGHDDLHRFCWFVRSSRSHCRRPDCAHEFEPHGQSRLLSYRVTKGFHYVQNSRNRYW; from the coding sequence GTGGACGAACTTCGCACTCGAAAGATGAAGATCATGAAGCGCAGAAAGCGCCAGGCATCTCGCCGTGGCGTGGCGCTGCTCATGGTGCTCGGTGCGATCACGGTCCTCACGGTTTTTCTTACCGAACTGCAGCAAGAAACGAGTGCTGGGTTTGCCGCCGCTCTTGCCGACAGGGACGCACTTCAAGCGGAATATTTGGCGAAGAGCGCCGTGAATTTGTCCCGGCTCCTCATTGCATCCGAACCGCAGATTCGCACCGGTCTTGGGCCCATGGGCGCCATGATTCCATTTAAACAACTTCCCGTCTGGGAGTTTACGGATGTCGCGCTCGGCCCCTTCAATGACGAAGCGGGCATGTCGGCGTTTGCCGGAATGCTCAGCGTCGATACCGCGACGGGCAAAGGGTTGGGTCTGACGAATGGCCGTTTCGAGGTAAAAATCGTCGACGAAGATTCGAAGATCAACATCAATCGTGCGTCGCCCATCTCCGATGTCGATCTCGAGCGGCAACTCGTGAGCCTCATGCAAGGGCCGCAAAATGCGCCGCTTTTCGAGGGCCGGGACCTCGACAATCAATTTTCGGACATGAACACCGTTTGTGGTGCGATTACCGATTGGGCCGATCAAGACGAAAACGTTTCGACGTGTTACGTAGGCGCGCAAGCCCAGGCTGCTGCGGGCGCCGAAGACAATTTTTATCAAATGATCGGCCTCGAATATCGTCGAAAGAACGCAGCCTACGATTCTCTTCAGGAACTGCGCCTCGTGCGGGGCATGAGTGACGATTTTTGGAGCACGTTCGTCGATCCAAACCCCGACGATCCCAAATCGCGCGTACTGACGGTTTGGGGTCAAAAGGCCATCAACGTGAACAGCGCCAATCCGCAGATTCTGCTCTCTGCGGCGTGTTCCGTGTGCGCGGGTGGCATCGCAGCGGCCGGTTCGTCCGCAACGCAGGGCATTGCCTTGTGCACCGATCCGCTCATTCAAGCTCAGTTTGTATCGCTGCTCGGTATCCTCCGGACGTTCCCCATTCCCATTTTCACGAAGCCCGCGGATTTCCCCAATTTGCTGAAAACCGGCAACATCGGCGGGCCGCTTGGAAGCGTCATCGGCCCCATGCTCGCTCCGCTCATGGCACAAGCCGGATTGCCTTGCGGCCTGACGGCGGGCGCAAACAAGCAATTCACGGTGACGAGCCGCGTATTCAGCATTTACGCCGACGGCGTCGTTCCTGGGCGTAAACGTACCACGCGCGTGCGTGTCCACGCCGTCGTCGATACGCGCGCGTCCAATCCGCTCACGGGCGGGCCGAATCCGACCAATGGGCACGACGACCTCCACCGGTTCTGCTGGTTCGTCCGGAGCAGCCGATCCCACTGCCGTAGACCCGATTGCGCTCATGAATTCGAGCCCCATGGGCAGAGTCGTTTATTATCGTATCGAGTAACCAAAGGTTTCCACTATGTCCAGAATTCTCGGAATCGATATTGGTAA
- a CDS encoding general secretion pathway protein GspG, with protein sequence MARRRQREQTIFFPWERGGGIFRGRGFARAKLVFAALAMALVLGVLGARERRKTGVRSTEATISVVRAAIDSYRADHERKCPPSLEVLKTERYLGIDPIDAWGRPLRLFCPGRQDPDGYDLTSDGPDGEVDGLDRVE encoded by the coding sequence ATGGCACGTCGCAGGCAGCGCGAACAGACGATTTTTTTCCCGTGGGAACGGGGCGGCGGGATCTTCCGCGGCCGCGGTTTCGCGCGGGCCAAGCTCGTCTTCGCGGCGCTCGCCATGGCCCTCGTTCTCGGCGTCCTCGGAGCTCGTGAACGGCGCAAGACCGGCGTCCGGTCCACCGAAGCTACGATATCCGTCGTGCGAGCGGCGATCGATAGCTATCGCGCAGATCACGAGCGCAAATGCCCCCCGTCGCTCGAAGTGCTCAAAACCGAACGGTATCTCGGCATCGATCCGATCGACGCGTGGGGGAGGCCCTTACGGCTTTTTTGTCCTGGCAGACAGGACCCAGATGGGTACGATCTCACCAGTGACGGACCCGATGGTGAGGTCGATGGTCTCGACCGCGTGGAGTGA
- a CDS encoding type II secretion system protein M produces the protein MTFAERLDKLEPRERRLLGLLAGIVVALLVLAVPLYAWSAVQDARSNNDQIRGLITDIYKARTNALEKRAKQEALLARYSKPAPALAGFIEDAAKQNNITVADAQDKPEVPHGKKYTERITVVKLHKVGMLNLVKLLEKIEQSGHPVAISRLNIRPRSGEPDSYEVELGVSAYDRKPDAKEKEKGEAKDAAQEEKLP, from the coding sequence GTGACATTCGCAGAACGCCTCGACAAACTCGAGCCGCGCGAGCGTCGGCTCCTCGGATTGCTGGCGGGCATCGTCGTGGCATTGCTCGTGCTGGCGGTGCCGCTTTATGCCTGGAGCGCGGTGCAAGATGCTCGCTCGAACAACGATCAAATCCGCGGGCTCATCACCGACATCTACAAGGCGCGAACGAATGCTCTTGAAAAGCGAGCCAAGCAGGAAGCGCTCTTGGCGCGTTATTCCAAGCCTGCTCCAGCTCTTGCCGGGTTCATCGAAGACGCGGCGAAGCAAAACAACATCACGGTCGCCGATGCGCAGGACAAACCCGAGGTTCCGCACGGCAAGAAATACACCGAACGCATCACGGTCGTCAAACTTCACAAAGTGGGGATGCTCAATTTGGTAAAACTCCTCGAGAAAATCGAGCAATCCGGGCATCCTGTGGCCATCAGTCGCCTCAACATTCGTCCCCGGTCGGGCGAACCCGATTCGTATGAAGTGGAGCTCGGCGTCAGCGCGTATGATCGCAAGCCCGACGCCAAGGAGAAAGAAAAGGGCGAAGCGAAGGATGCGGCCCAGGAGGAGAAGCTGCCATGA
- a CDS encoding prepilin-type N-terminal cleavage/methylation domain-containing protein: MASIKRLPISPARTGRRGMSLVEVLITLAIMTLVTGTAVFGLGALRRARLRQSAVLVASAVRVAYGHATATGKELRLVFDFNERTVTLEEASGKLGTQRKGNTGGAAAATEIEQKAEEEAERITKGPKAPKPKFTPTKAFGFEPQGGKSGKELADSVRFLSVDTAHQEGPIEEDRAYLYFWPGGQTERAAIQIVLGNPAEADPEKDIITIVVQPLTGKTKMEKGRVEMLRPRHESEESEASDDG, encoded by the coding sequence ATGGCCTCGATCAAGCGCTTGCCCATCTCGCCCGCTCGCACGGGACGCCGAGGCATGTCTTTGGTCGAGGTATTGATCACGCTGGCGATCATGACGCTGGTCACCGGGACGGCTGTTTTTGGTCTCGGAGCATTACGACGCGCACGTCTTCGGCAATCTGCGGTATTGGTTGCCAGCGCCGTGCGCGTCGCGTATGGCCATGCGACGGCGACGGGCAAAGAATTGCGCCTCGTATTCGACTTCAACGAGCGAACGGTCACGCTCGAAGAAGCATCGGGGAAGCTCGGGACGCAGCGCAAAGGCAATACGGGCGGGGCAGCGGCTGCGACGGAAATCGAACAAAAGGCCGAAGAAGAAGCGGAGCGAATCACCAAAGGACCCAAGGCGCCAAAGCCAAAATTCACGCCGACGAAGGCTTTTGGATTCGAACCGCAAGGTGGAAAATCGGGCAAGGAATTGGCGGATAGCGTGCGATTTCTTTCCGTCGATACGGCGCATCAAGAGGGCCCCATCGAGGAAGACCGCGCGTATCTTTATTTTTGGCCCGGAGGTCAGACGGAACGAGCTGCCATTCAGATCGTGCTCGGCAATCCCGCTGAAGCAGATCCGGAAAAGGACATCATCACCATTGTCGTTCAGCCATTGACGGGCAAAACGAAGATGGAAAAGGGCCGAGTGGAAATGCTGCGGCCTCGTCATGAATCCGAGGAATCGGAGGCGTCCGATGATGGTTGA
- the pilM gene encoding pilus assembly protein PilM: MSRILGIDIGKAVVRAAILRVNYRKITLEALGEAPVVGLEADAIRAAVGMYKPDAAAIAITGEKTYYRTVDLPASALKEIDNVLPFELEAQLPFEITEAVFDYRIDKRATGSETVPIFSAIARIGDVRERIHLANEALGIEPERVGTGALPLANLISIMPDIERPFGKTAGPGEIIPPVAMLDLGETTSDIVILRDGEPVFARTLSRGTMGLPGSAPAISRELRQTFAAWRASGGPPLAGMYLVGGGAAAQGAEMYLSTELGISILPLPRPNLEGVTPEQESMLPRFAKAIGLAMGLVGKARGMNLRKGALEAARSYPFLREKIPLLVGLGSVVVLSFAFNLAAEHSSLGVERELLLSQVETATGEVFGEEIKDVDKAREILDKGASAADDDPLPRADAFDVMVKFSEVVPKEIVHDVLEFDLNRGHVTIQGTVPSIPDAQGIADKMKEHKCFKDVKISRTAQFTGNKQKYVLEFDLKCEEKKPKKKTGTAAEPEGSASTPAGKEEGK, encoded by the coding sequence ATGTCCAGAATTCTCGGAATCGATATTGGTAAAGCGGTCGTCAGGGCGGCGATCTTGCGGGTGAATTACCGCAAGATCACGCTCGAAGCGCTTGGTGAAGCGCCCGTCGTGGGACTCGAAGCGGATGCCATTCGCGCCGCTGTCGGAATGTACAAGCCGGATGCAGCGGCCATTGCGATCACGGGGGAAAAGACGTATTACCGTACGGTCGATTTGCCCGCCTCGGCGCTCAAGGAAATCGACAACGTGCTGCCTTTCGAATTGGAGGCGCAGCTTCCATTTGAAATCACCGAAGCCGTTTTTGATTATCGCATCGACAAGCGCGCGACGGGAAGCGAGACGGTGCCCATTTTTTCAGCCATCGCACGCATTGGCGACGTGCGCGAGCGCATTCATCTTGCGAACGAAGCGCTCGGTATCGAGCCCGAACGAGTCGGCACGGGGGCTCTTCCGCTTGCGAACCTCATTTCCATCATGCCCGACATCGAAAGGCCTTTCGGGAAAACTGCGGGTCCTGGTGAAATCATTCCGCCGGTAGCCATGCTGGATCTTGGTGAAACCACGAGCGACATCGTCATTCTGCGTGATGGCGAGCCCGTTTTTGCGCGGACGTTGTCTCGTGGAACCATGGGTTTGCCCGGGAGCGCTCCGGCCATTTCGCGAGAGCTTCGCCAGACGTTTGCTGCATGGCGCGCTTCCGGTGGTCCGCCGCTTGCGGGCATGTATCTCGTGGGCGGTGGCGCTGCGGCACAAGGCGCCGAAATGTATCTCTCGACGGAGCTTGGCATTTCGATATTGCCTTTGCCGAGGCCGAATCTCGAGGGAGTCACGCCCGAGCAGGAGAGCATGCTCCCGCGTTTTGCCAAGGCGATTGGGCTTGCCATGGGCCTCGTCGGCAAAGCTCGCGGAATGAATTTGCGCAAAGGGGCGCTCGAGGCTGCGCGAAGTTATCCATTTCTTCGTGAAAAGATACCGCTCCTCGTGGGCCTCGGTTCCGTCGTCGTGCTGAGCTTCGCCTTCAACTTGGCGGCGGAGCATTCGAGTCTCGGTGTCGAGCGCGAGCTGCTTCTTTCGCAAGTCGAAACGGCAACGGGCGAAGTTTTTGGTGAAGAAATCAAGGATGTCGACAAGGCGCGTGAAATCCTCGACAAAGGAGCGAGTGCGGCCGATGATGATCCATTACCGCGCGCCGATGCTTTCGATGTCATGGTCAAGTTTTCCGAAGTGGTTCCCAAGGAAATCGTGCACGACGTTCTCGAATTCGATCTCAATCGCGGTCATGTGACCATTCAAGGCACGGTGCCGTCGATTCCGGATGCGCAGGGGATTGCGGACAAGATGAAGGAGCACAAATGCTTCAAGGACGTGAAAATAAGTCGCACGGCGCAATTCACGGGTAACAAGCAGAAATACGTGCTCGAATTCGACCTGAAGTGCGAAGAGAAAAAGCCGAAGAAGAAAACTGGCACAGCGGCAGAGCCTGAAGGTAGTGCATCCACGCCGGCTGGCAAGGAGGAAGGCAAGTGA
- the gspN gene encoding type II secretion system protein GspN — MNRLVRILKFLAYPALYMTCLVLFFYVTFPWNRLKDRVIAEVQVRAQKPKSTIKRVEIDELDSYWFTGVEATGVRLYLPPPDDHAGDKDKPAESVVKVDELNARLQVLPLFLGRLRVKFWAHAFNGDINGTIPVGASAGPVEIELDQIDLSYVDIIKDTLGIPIKGVATGKLELTAEGGKFSKASGMLDLAINGVSVGDGKSKIKNQIALPEAKLGDLIITAEAKDGALKVTKFEANGTDIELAGDGKVNVREPANNSLADLYVRFKFTDAYRNKSDLTKTLLGTPGSTVPSLFELADPRIKRSKRSDGFYGWHIHGQLGRLRFDPSTSDGPSPGRGRGKGDSPFNAKKAALPLGTSTARDDKDDNAPPRPAAPEPRAAEPDSPPPPEPERAAEPPPEAAPPAGADDAPSPRNRPAPETQ; from the coding sequence ATGAATCGCCTCGTCCGCATTCTCAAATTCCTCGCGTACCCGGCGCTCTACATGACGTGCTTGGTCCTCTTTTTCTATGTCACGTTTCCCTGGAATCGGCTCAAAGATCGCGTGATTGCCGAAGTTCAGGTCCGCGCGCAAAAGCCCAAGAGCACCATCAAGCGTGTCGAAATCGACGAGCTCGATTCGTATTGGTTCACCGGTGTCGAAGCCACCGGCGTACGCCTTTATTTGCCTCCGCCCGATGATCACGCGGGCGATAAGGACAAACCTGCCGAATCGGTGGTGAAAGTCGACGAGCTGAATGCGCGACTCCAAGTTTTGCCACTATTTCTCGGGCGCCTTCGCGTAAAATTCTGGGCGCATGCATTCAACGGTGACATCAACGGCACCATTCCCGTGGGTGCATCGGCCGGCCCGGTCGAGATCGAGCTCGACCAAATCGATCTATCGTACGTCGACATCATCAAAGATACGCTCGGCATTCCCATCAAAGGCGTCGCGACGGGGAAATTGGAGCTTACGGCAGAGGGCGGCAAGTTCAGCAAGGCCAGCGGGATGCTCGATTTGGCCATCAATGGCGTATCGGTTGGCGACGGTAAATCAAAAATCAAGAACCAAATTGCCCTGCCCGAGGCGAAGCTCGGCGACTTGATCATTACGGCCGAAGCCAAAGATGGAGCACTGAAAGTCACCAAGTTCGAGGCCAATGGGACGGACATCGAGCTCGCCGGCGACGGCAAAGTCAACGTTCGCGAGCCTGCTAATAATTCCCTGGCCGACCTGTACGTGCGATTCAAGTTTACCGATGCATATCGCAACAAGAGCGATTTGACGAAGACGTTGCTCGGTACACCCGGCTCCACCGTGCCGTCGCTATTCGAATTGGCGGATCCGCGAATCAAGCGCTCCAAGCGATCCGATGGGTTTTACGGCTGGCACATTCACGGTCAGCTCGGGAGACTCAGGTTCGATCCATCGACGTCGGATGGACCGTCGCCTGGTCGAGGGCGTGGCAAAGGCGATTCGCCCTTCAATGCAAAAAAGGCGGCATTGCCGCTCGGTACGTCCACCGCGCGCGACGATAAAGACGACAATGCTCCGCCGCGTCCTGCGGCGCCCGAACCGCGAGCAGCAGAGCCGGATTCGCCTCCGCCGCCCGAGCCCGAGCGTGCTGCAGAGCCTCCACCAGAAGCCGCGCCTCCCGCGGGCGCCGACGATGCGCCGTCGCCGCGTAATCGGCCAGCGCCCGAGACGCAATGA
- a CDS encoding type II secretion system protein, producing MKRAAARGVTLVEVLIVLAIMAIIAGGATALVFPRFKESQIKGAVLSAGVIKTAAQSYMHLDSAGACPSIKDLVDAKQIDGKKTDDPWGTQFKIACDGDEITVSSAGRDRKEGTPDDIKDDFKDADIKRVAGL from the coding sequence GTGAAAAGGGCCGCGGCGCGCGGCGTGACGCTCGTCGAAGTGCTCATCGTGCTCGCGATCATGGCCATCATCGCGGGCGGCGCGACGGCGCTCGTGTTCCCGAGGTTCAAGGAGAGCCAAATCAAAGGGGCGGTGCTCAGCGCGGGCGTCATCAAGACGGCGGCGCAATCCTACATGCACCTCGATTCAGCAGGCGCGTGTCCGAGCATCAAGGACCTCGTCGATGCCAAGCAAATCGACGGCAAAAAGACGGATGATCCGTGGGGTACCCAATTCAAGATCGCTTGCGACGGTGACGAAATCACCGTGAGCAGTGCGGGTCGGGACCGCAAAGAGGGGACGCCGGACGACATCAAAGACGACTTCAAAGATGCCGACATCAAACGCGTCGCGGGGTTGTGA
- a CDS encoding FAD-dependent monooxygenase, whose protein sequence is MKTPDYDIIIVGGRPAGASLAARLGKRGLRVLVVDRATFPSNPGVPSSPAVHCGAMALLDEIGIDEADYADEHACMRALHVELAGAFTAVMRVPPLAAGRDYVRGVDRYSFDDLLWRKLERFPSVERRSGFAVTNVIRRDHRVVGIVGGSKGERPREITARCVVGADGRFSLVARKVGADVIEDAPEHTSTVYFANWSGVKPIHNEYSAGYVYATARGLDVLFFAMPDGRWSINTHARSDRVRINGDAQRYYLDTLRSIPRVWQYIDRAERVSPIIGIKQIGNGYRRPSGPGWVLVGDALHYKDPADGQGIYDALIEAKLLDAALARWHSEESSWDAAMAQYRRDVWAATHSMFVVTTTRIKRELYSEPPMPIVRTVMRWMMTDPEYGKAFLRVQGRDCPPELLLSKSLVGGAALRGLGRDVLSWISRRLSRTA, encoded by the coding sequence GTGAAAACCCCAGATTACGATATCATCATCGTGGGAGGTCGTCCTGCGGGCGCCTCGCTCGCTGCGCGGCTTGGAAAACGTGGTTTACGCGTTCTCGTCGTCGATCGAGCAACGTTTCCATCGAATCCGGGGGTCCCGTCTTCGCCGGCGGTGCATTGCGGAGCGATGGCGCTGCTCGACGAAATTGGTATCGACGAGGCCGATTATGCGGACGAGCACGCGTGCATGCGAGCGCTTCACGTCGAATTGGCCGGCGCTTTCACTGCCGTCATGCGCGTGCCGCCCTTGGCTGCGGGACGCGATTACGTGCGCGGCGTCGACCGATACTCATTCGACGACCTGCTCTGGCGAAAGCTCGAGCGATTTCCATCCGTCGAGCGGCGTTCGGGGTTTGCTGTGACAAACGTGATCCGTCGTGATCATCGGGTGGTGGGAATCGTTGGCGGGTCGAAAGGCGAGCGACCACGAGAAATCACCGCACGTTGCGTCGTTGGCGCCGATGGCCGATTCAGCCTCGTTGCGCGCAAAGTGGGTGCGGATGTCATTGAAGACGCGCCCGAACACACCAGCACCGTGTATTTTGCCAATTGGTCGGGCGTCAAGCCAATTCACAACGAATATTCGGCGGGCTACGTCTATGCAACGGCTCGGGGCCTCGATGTCCTGTTTTTTGCAATGCCCGATGGCCGCTGGTCCATCAATACGCACGCTCGATCCGACCGAGTTCGCATCAATGGCGATGCACAGCGATATTACCTGGATACGTTGCGCTCGATTCCTCGCGTTTGGCAATACATCGACCGAGCGGAGCGGGTTTCACCGATCATCGGCATCAAACAAATTGGCAATGGATATCGTCGCCCGAGCGGTCCAGGTTGGGTGCTCGTGGGTGATGCTTTGCATTACAAGGATCCTGCCGACGGCCAAGGCATTTATGATGCATTGATCGAGGCCAAGCTCCTCGACGCGGCGCTTGCACGTTGGCATTCCGAAGAATCGTCGTGGGACGCAGCCATGGCGCAATATCGGCGAGACGTTTGGGCCGCCACGCATTCGATGTTCGTCGTGACGACGACGCGTATCAAGCGCGAGCTCTATTCGGAGCCACCAATGCCCATCGTGCGCACCGTCATGCGATGGATGATGACCGATCCCGAGTATGGTAAAGCTTTCCTGCGCGTGCAAGGTCGGGATTGTCCGCCCGAATTGCTCTTGTCGAAGTCTCTTGTCGGGGGCGCCGCCTTGCGCGGTTTGGGGCGCGATGTTCTTTCCTGGATATCGCGCCGCCTGTCCCGTACCGCGTGA
- the gspF gene encoding type II secretion system inner membrane protein GspF, whose protein sequence is MAVFEYRGILVSTGKQVKGVRDAENAKVLRTVLRKDGILLTTATEENSAAATKKKKQGNLLAFARRPSLNDVSVVTRQLATLIKAGIPLFESLTALIDQTENEALKRALTQVREQIREGSSFAKALEAHPSIFPPLYINMVRAGEASGMLQQVLERITTFLEAQAKLRGKVSSAMAYPALMALLGVSLVSVLMVAVVPNVTSIFASMDQALPWYTASLIFVSDVLSGYWWLFLGLLIVGIWLFRRWVRTPTGRLKWHAIVLRMPVVGKLVRMIAIARFSRTLATLLGAGVALLGAMDIVKNVLGNAVLEKVISDAIGSIKEGQSIAEPLKRSGQFPPIVTHMITIGEKSGQLEEMLENVSNAYDLEVETRVQVLTSLLEPLMIVFMGGAVGFIAFSILMPLIQMSSFAG, encoded by the coding sequence GTGGCCGTATTCGAATATCGAGGCATCCTCGTAAGCACTGGCAAGCAGGTCAAAGGCGTTCGTGACGCCGAGAATGCCAAAGTTTTGCGAACCGTGCTGCGCAAAGACGGCATTTTGCTCACCACGGCGACGGAAGAAAACTCTGCTGCGGCGACGAAGAAAAAGAAGCAAGGCAACCTGCTTGCATTTGCGCGCCGCCCGTCGCTCAATGACGTCTCCGTCGTCACGCGGCAGCTCGCAACGCTCATCAAGGCAGGCATTCCGCTCTTCGAATCGCTGACGGCGCTCATCGATCAGACGGAAAACGAGGCATTGAAGCGTGCGCTCACGCAGGTGCGTGAACAGATTCGCGAAGGTTCGAGCTTTGCCAAGGCGCTCGAAGCGCATCCGTCCATATTCCCGCCGCTTTACATCAACATGGTTCGCGCCGGTGAAGCGTCCGGTATGCTTCAGCAGGTGCTCGAGCGCATTACGACATTTCTCGAGGCCCAGGCCAAACTTCGCGGCAAAGTCAGCTCGGCCATGGCATATCCCGCGCTCATGGCGCTGCTCGGCGTGTCGCTCGTTTCTGTGCTCATGGTCGCGGTCGTGCCGAACGTCACGTCGATTTTCGCGTCGATGGACCAAGCATTGCCCTGGTACACGGCCTCGTTGATTTTCGTTTCGGATGTTTTGAGCGGCTATTGGTGGCTTTTTCTCGGGCTCCTCATCGTTGGCATTTGGCTATTTCGCCGGTGGGTTCGTACGCCCACAGGGCGCCTCAAGTGGCACGCAATCGTGCTGCGTATGCCCGTCGTGGGAAAACTCGTGCGCATGATTGCGATCGCGCGTTTTTCCCGGACGCTCGCGACGCTTCTCGGAGCTGGTGTGGCGCTGCTCGGCGCAATGGACATCGTCAAGAACGTTTTGGGCAATGCGGTATTGGAAAAAGTCATTTCCGATGCGATTGGATCCATCAAGGAAGGTCAGAGCATTGCCGAACCGCTGAAAAGAAGCGGACAATTTCCGCCCATCGTCACGCACATGATTACGATCGGCGAAAAAAGCGGTCAACTCGAAGAAATGCTCGAAAATGTTTCGAATGCGTACGATCTCGAGGTAGAAACGCGTGTACAAGTTTTGACGAGCCTTCTCGAACCGCTCATGATCGTCTTCATGGGTGGAGCCGTGGGATTCATCGCGTTTTCCATTCTCATGCCGCTGATTCAGATGTCGAGTTTTGCTGGGTAA
- a CDS encoding prepilin-type N-terminal cleavage/methylation domain-containing protein, which yields MKLRARRSQLGLTLIEAMVSIGVLALIGSLIYGAFDGMSRTRKGITQMADRYQQGRSAMSRIARELQTAFVSKHGDYTANSTMISQQMRKTAFIGKDHGSFDRIDFTSFAHRQLGPHESDQSEIGYFGSRNRETGATDLVRREDKYLDMEPDKGGVVNILVEDVDSFDIEYFDPLSREWISDWDTTQAAGQPWRLPMQIRITLVINGGPGGKPVVLRSRVSPAIQSALEFAN from the coding sequence ATGAAGCTTCGCGCACGCCGCTCGCAATTGGGCCTCACGCTCATCGAAGCGATGGTATCGATTGGCGTGCTCGCGCTCATCGGGTCGCTCATTTATGGCGCATTCGATGGCATGTCGCGCACGCGCAAGGGCATCACGCAAATGGCCGATCGATATCAGCAAGGCCGTTCGGCGATGTCTCGAATTGCGCGTGAATTGCAGACGGCGTTCGTGTCCAAGCATGGCGATTATACGGCCAACTCGACGATGATATCACAGCAGATGCGCAAAACGGCATTCATTGGCAAGGATCACGGAAGTTTTGATCGGATCGATTTTACATCGTTTGCGCATCGGCAGCTCGGTCCGCACGAATCGGATCAATCGGAAATTGGATATTTCGGTTCTCGCAATCGGGAAACGGGTGCCACGGATCTCGTGCGGCGCGAAGACAAATACCTCGATATGGAACCGGACAAGGGAGGAGTGGTCAACATTCTCGTCGAAGACGTCGATAGTTTCGATATCGAATACTTCGACCCGCTATCGAGAGAATGGATCAGCGATTGGGACACGACGCAAGCAGCGGGACAACCGTGGCGATTGCCGATGCAGATACGCATTACGCTCGTGATCAATGGTGGTCCGGGCGGAAAACCCGTCGTGCTTCGTTCGCGCGTGTCGCCAGCGATTCAGAGCGCGCTCGAATTCGCCAACTGA